From the genome of Scyliorhinus canicula chromosome 29, sScyCan1.1, whole genome shotgun sequence, one region includes:
- the LOC119958437 gene encoding histone H1.5-like translates to MAEAAPIETAPAPTPQAKTAKKAANRKEAASGIRSKPTGPSLSEQILKLVAESTERHGMSVTSIKKALSLSGLDVHRSRGRIKLAISKCVANGSLLHTKGIGASGSVKLHKKGSQSKKVKKTKKAATASGTKVSKNVSKKSPDMKLTKKSPAKKTTSKKSPAKKLTRKSPEKKLTSKSPAKKLTRKSPAKKPKAITSKPASAVAQAKATRAPKIPEGKRHGKK, encoded by the coding sequence ATGGCAGAAGCTGCACCCATCGAGACAGCTCCAGCACCCACTCCTCAAGCCAAGACGGCCAAGAAGGCGGCCAATAGGAAGGAGGCGGCGTCCGGCATCCGCTCCAAGCCCACTGGCCCCAGTCTCAGTGAGCAGATCCTGAAGTTGGTGGCGGAAAGCACCGAACGCCACGGTATGTCGGTAACTTCTATCAAGAAGGCGCTGAGTCTGAGCGGCCTAGACGTGCATAGGAGCCGAGGCCGTATCAAGTTGGCCATCAGTAAATGCGTGGCCAATGGTAGTCTGCTACATACCAAGGGCATAGGCGCCTCTGGTTCTGTGAAGCTCCACAAGAAAGGGAGCCAGAGCAAAAAGGTCAAGAAGACCAAGAAGGCAGCAACAGCCAGCGGGACGAAAGTGTCCAAAAACGTGAGTAAGAAATCCCCCGACATGAAATTGACCAAGAAATCTCCCGCTAAGAAAACAACCAGCAAGAAATCTCCCGCCAAGAAACTGACCAGGAAATCTCCCGAGAAGAAACTTACCAGCAAATCCCCCGCCAAGAAACTGACCAGGAAATCTCCCGCCAAGAAGCCTAAAGCAATTACATCCAAACCAGCCTCAGCGGTTGCTCAAGCCAAAGCTACGAGGGCTCCGAAAATCCCCGAGGGCAAGAGACACGGAAAGAAGTGA